In the genome of Dama dama isolate Ldn47 chromosome 33, ASM3311817v1, whole genome shotgun sequence, the window AACTGGTATGGTCTTTTCTTTAGTCATGAAAGCCACATTGAGAAGATCAATTGGTTCATCTAAAGGAATATGATGGTCAGCAAGCGCTGCAATGACCATGGAATCTATCCCTCCAGAAAACAGAACTGCAACATTTGCTTTCCTATTATTAGTTTTCAAAACTTCGCCTGGTGTCAGCTTTTCATCCCTAGGTAAACACAAGACACGTCTCTTGACTGCGATACTCAGGACGTCAATGAACTGCTGAACTACTTCCTTCGTGTGTCGATCAGTAAGAAAGACCGGAAGGGTCTCTCTTGTCAGCGGACTCCTGGAAATGCTGCTGCAATGGGTCTCAAATGCAGCTTGTGGCAACGCCATATTTAAAGGGACAACAGGTTCTTTAAGATACAGTTTGGCTTCATTTGCTGCCACCaagacaaatgttggcaaggctGCTGAAATCTCAGTCAGGCTATTAACACATTCTCTGATATCATCCCCCCCAGAATTGTATTTCCAAGGATACAACTTCAAAACAACAGACTgggaaatggaaacagacttgAGATCAATTCTGAAAATTCCAGATGCTGGAACTTCCTGCCACTGATCGGCCACTCCAGATGCTTGGGTGCCAACTGAAGAGAGGCAGAAACTCTTGCCCAAGTTACTAAAATGCCAAAGCAAGCTACGACGACCAAAAAAGTCCCTACCAAACCATAAAGAATGGCTAGATGCTTGATAATATATAAAAGACCAAGGACCCTGGACTTTTGAGAAGAGTGACAAAATATCAGATTCATTCTTACAAGAGGAAAGATAATGAAACATGATTTGAGTATCATTCTCTTCGGCTTCAACCTTGATCCCACTAAAGACTTCTCCATTCCACAGGAATACATTGCCTCTTTCATCTTCCACAGGCTGGGCAGTCAACACACCTCTTAAGTGAAGGACATGGCCAGAGAATAAACACTGGTAGTTAACACTGGACCTTAACAACTGTTTACTACTATTGGGCCCCCGTCGTTTAAGATTACACAGTAAATCCTCTTTCAAATCTTTGCTAAAATGCTCAACAGAAAAGCTTACTGCACAACAAATGCCACACATTGCTCTGTAAAATCAAGTTGGCTATTTcttgattttggttttctctgagttttctatttcttgataTTCTTTCCTCAGCTCATCCAATATATCtgtgggagaggggagaagacacagtaaagaataaaaattcttGAAGCTTTACCTAGTAATTCAAAAGGCAAAACAAGCtattttccaagactgaaccacaTATGTACTGTGCtagtttaaataataatttacaacagacttctgatgaatatttattatttaggGATCTCGTTTATGTTGTTAAATGCTTATTTTGACCCAGGCATTGAGCTATGCACAGTTTATATACatatcattttaattaaattccGTAAGACTTTGCAGGCTCAAAGTGATTCACTCAAAATCAAAAAGGCAGAAATTGGCAGAATATTTCATACCTATATCTGTCTAAAATTCTAAAGCTTACATTAATTATTGTGGCTTTCCAACACATCTTATAGTTCttaaatttgattttattgttaCTGTTAACTCACCATTGGAAGGCTAACTTGAAGAAAACCAAACCATTCCACTAATTTTATTAACTGGTATACCACCATCCAATctttagatatatatatttatacattcagCTATAGACAGTGTAATTTAGGCACCATCACGAATTTCCACAGAAAGCCCACaaaagaatttctttttgtttctgtataATGTACCAAAAAAACTTacttttgctttcagaaagcatttCTGTTCGGTCTGCAAGAAAGAATATGTTGCTGTTCTGTTGCTGCCTATATACTTTCTGCAAAACATAAGTTAGGCTAATATCATGATTTGATCTAAAAGGTAGACGTCAAAACTCTGAACCCTGTTACTGCTTACTATTGAACATTAGTAACATGTTCAGAACAATACCTTGGCAGATAAAGATAAAGAAGTCACCCATTATCCAACAATCTAGAAACTGCTACCATTAACACTTaggcaaaactttttttttttctctgaacatACTTAATACCATTTTTCTTCAATAATATTATAGTTTATTTGGTCATTTAGATGTTGTCAACTTTTCACTATTATAAATCAAACTTGTGATGAATGTCTTTGTAACTAAATTTCTGTGCACTCCATGATACTTTCCTAATGTATCAATTCCTATAAATAGGAATCAAATTAGATTTGCTGGATCATAATAGCACACAGCTTTAagactttgacacattttgccaATTTGCTTTATACAAGTTTGTTATCCACTGTACCTTAACTGCTATTACTCCACATATGAGAAATGTCTAACCTGTCTGTTATCCAGTAATCTTCAAAAGCTTTAGAGGGCTCAAGTCATTTCTTAACTTTAAAATACAATGTTTGGCAGTACAATGACCCGCTAAGCAGAAACTTGCTTATTTATGAATATGTTCATGAAAATGGAGTTAAATAACCATGTTAGAGATTTGGAAGCTTGGAGTAAAGGAGGAGGTGGGGCGAGGAAGCAGTAGcatctgtcttttttaaaaaatgaacaaacaaaaaataattatccACATTCACCTGTATAGCTTCTTCTCTTCTCAATAGATTCAAAGTTTATTTATGTCAAGAGAATACACCAAATTCAAGTACAAAATAAATACCATTATTGACTACAGCTCCAGGATAACATAGTACAATCAGTATCATTTGATTCACAGGTAATGTCAATTGCATATGTTGGGGAAACATTATTAGCAACTATGATTAATACACAGATTTATACAATTGATATCAAACCCTCCCACATAGTATTCAGAGTAAATCTAATAACTCACCCTGTTTTTCTTCAGGTTAGAAAGTTCATCCACAACTACTTTTTGTTCTTTAATCtattgaaataaagaaaacttgTTAAATCAGAGATGATCAAAGTATGCTCAATAAGAGCCCTTTAAAGAGATAGGATAAGGGGCTCTAAGCATTGATTGTCCAAATGGGCAATTTGGGAATATACAGACTCTTTACAACAGCAGTCTGTGTGGACATGCAGGTGGCGGAAAGTTGAGGGGAAAAGTGATTAGACATACAAAGTGTTAAATGGCCCTTTATACCCAGACAGGGGGTTGGCAACCAACACTCATATTCAGGCAAGAACTATAGTTACTAAACAaagtttatatcttttatttaaaatagagattatgtaaaaaaaaattcaccaagaCCTGAAAGTAATACCAAGTTTTCAATGGTTTAATTGtatcttaaattaaaaaacaaaaaacaaaacaaatggaatGAGGAGTGGGTGACCGTTCCCTCCCAATAGCCATGCTTTTCATGATTTACATACAAAATGGTATAGCCAGACAGACTAAGCAAGTAGTAGTTAAGTATCCTACATGGGGGGTAAGTAAgtattagtcgttcagtcatgtctgactcttcgaccgCGTGgactaccagtctcctccatccatgggattctccaagcaagaatactggagtgggttgcccctccattctccaggggatcttccccacccagggattgaacccacgtctctggcattgcaggcagactctttattgtctgagccaccaggggtagTATGACTCATCACTTTTCCATCTTTGCTTTATTCCTCTTTGTATCTCAAAAGCTAGCACAGGGCTGGCACTCTTGAACTAGGTCTCACCTTTTTTAAGTAGAAGAGGGCTCAACTAAATGGAAACTAAATTTCTTTTAAGCTCTTTTCAGTAACGACAGTGATACTGCAAACATGACTGATTACATAGTGTCATTAGAGCCTCTAACAGCGTTATTTTGTAACCTCTGACGCCTGGGGGAATCTGTTATATGTAAGTGTAAGTGGCATGCTATGATAGTAATCAGAGCAGGCTGTGCGCAGTTTGAAAATTCATTCCCCACAGATGTGTACCCTTCTGCCTTCCAGCTGCCAGTCACTGTAGTGACTGATTACAGAGATTGGGTTGAATTCCAAGACTGAATTTGTACAAGTTCCTTTTAAGGCTTCGAATAGCACTTTCCCATTCATTTTAGGAATGGCAGGTATACATTAATACTTCAGACAAGGAAATTGTAACAGAGGAATCAGATGTGCCCAAGACGCCAGCGTCAGTTTGGGACAGAACCAAAGTATTATCTCAGACATCTATTACCTGAAAGATTATAGCCATCCtcatttcaagttaaaaaaacttttttttttttttttcttttttccatttatggcGTTATATTGGCTCCCTTTTGTGGGGGGAGGAGCAAAAGAGCAacaatgaaataacatttttagGAGCACAGGTCCAGCTAAATGAAGGGCAGACGGGAAGAAGGTAACAATGGATAAGGAGAGACCAGCTGGGAAACTTTTGCAGGATTCCCTATGGCAGACGCAAGGGGCGGATTTAAGATGGTTCAAAGTGTACACAGTGATAAAGGAAGACCTTACAAAGAGGCCTCAAATGTGAAACTGACAGAACTTCGTGAtggatgcaaagatgggctcccaGGTTACTGGCATGGACAACTGCATGGATGGTGCTGACATTTTCTGAGACTACAGGCAGCCCATCTAGGGTGGGTGgtaatttctaaaagttttaacTAAGAGTACATAGGAAAAAACCCAACCATGAATCTCAAACACATTAAGCGGGAGAGAGGCATAAGCTGTGATTTCATCTACGTGATGTGCTGGGAGGGATAAGGCTATCCTGATGTAGAGCAGATCAGGGACGGCCGGAGCTTTTGCGCGCGAGAAAGCTTGGCTATAAAGGGAGTCTTTTAGGGTCGTGGAACTTGTCTACATTCCAATTGTGGTGGTGGTCACACAAATGTATACACGCGTTAAATATAGAGAAAACGAAAAAGAGCCAAATTTTACGGTATGATACtttttaaagtgttaaaaattggtaataaaaaaaccaaacaaacagaaCCAACTAAACTTCCTCCTTACTACCATCTGGGTCTGACCTCGGGGCAAGTTTCAAGGTGTCCCTTTCACTGTACCTGGGGCGGCAGGGCCAAGTCGGGACTAGACCACGGGGCCACCGCGACTCGTCTCCGGCGGTGAGCAGCCCGAGGGCCCTGTTACCTCGCCCCGCGCTCACCTTGCTGCTGAGCTCCTCCTTGTGCGGGGTCGAGCTCTCAGCAGGGACGAGCCCAGCGCCGTCCTCGGGTCGCTCACCTCGGCTGGGCATCTCCGCGGAGAAGCAACCACGCAGGGCGCCAGGCCGGGCGGCACTCCTGCACTTCCGCCTCCGCAGCCCCGGCGCGTCTGCGCTCCCagcggccccagcccctccctttcAATTTCCGGTGAGTCCTGTCAATGGCGTCCGCGTGCTCACTGGAACGCCTGCGCAGTCCGGATCTGGGCGAGGAGTACTTGCGCGCGTGCGCACAAGCGATTAGGGGCCCGAACGGACCCTAGCGGATGGGATGTTGAAACGCTTTTTACCCTGTGGCATCTAGTAAACTGTAAATTATATGCGCCCCCTAGTGGTGAAGATAAAGAATAAAAGTTCAGTAGAAATACCACTTAATATTTATTATCTAGGCAAAAATATGGAAGCCAGACACAGATTTGAGAGATACACTCTTGGTAATGACCCTGTACAGACTTGGTAAAGTTAATGTTAGTTTGTTGTTAGGGTTAAGAGATAATGCAGGATTCTCTGTTAAatatgaatttcagataaatgaatgaaattttagTATATATGTCCTGTGCAATATTTGCAATATCTCACCCCTATGAGAAAAATTATCCCAAACTtggaaatgggcaaaagattacTTAGGTGTTCTTTCGTAGCTTTTCTAGGTTTGACTTTTTATTGACTGGGCTCATTTATATTCTGTTAGCGGTGGAGGGGTGTAACTGGTAGATTTCTGGTagatatgaaaataatttctacCTGATAGACCAGACACCTCCACAAACTGTGATTTAGTGTTCTTCAAGATATTAATTAGTTTTGCATCTAACTCTGCAATCCtatcctaattttttaaattaatatatgtctcagtcagttcattcactcaatcctgtccaactctttgcaaccccatggactgcagcacaccaggcttccctatccatcaccaactcccagagcttgttcaaactcatgtccatcgagtcagtgatgccatcgaaccatcatctcatcctctgttgtccccttctccttctgccttcatctttcccagcatcagggtcttttccagtgagtcagttctttgcatcagtggccaaagtgtttcagcctcagcatcagtccttccaatgaatattcaggactgatttccttaaggactgactggttggatccccttgcagtccaagggactctcaagagtcttctccaacatcatagttcaaaagcatcaatatatgTCTACTTTCTCATAAACTCTTTGAATTGGTTTTTAACTCATTAATTAATGAGTTGAATAAAACTTTGAcaaatgttcattttatatttgtacaggaaaaatgattttctgtttttgaaaagtATACTTTAACATAGGATATCTTAAGTTTTCATGAAGATGCCGAAGTGAACCCGTGTGATGGAGTCAAACTTTATGGTTAAGGAAGTGTACCTCATGAGTTGTTTAAACCCAAGAATATCTTTTATTGGCTCTTAGAGTACATCCAAAGCGGTTATAGAATTAAGATTACtgtctgttttgtctttttagtgattttttaaaattttggttttctttctactttctgcTTAGCTAAGTTATTCCACATTGGTAACAATGATTGGGAATTCGGGTTTATAGCCTAACCATTTTATGATAGGGCTTCACCGgtgtctcagtggtgaagaacctgcctgcaatgcaggagaccagagtttgatccctggatcaggaagatcccctggaggagggcatggaaacccactccagtattcttgcctggaaaatccaatggacagaggagtctgatgggctacagttcatagggttgcaaagagtcgaacatggctCAAGTGACTGATCACACATGTACATTTTTGGTGATAATTTTTGGTTGATGGAGATCTAGTCTCTATTAGAAGTGAGAAAACCAAGAGTCCAGGTTTTTAGTCTTTTCATTTGTCCTTTGTGAGCTCAAATTAATTAAGAATGCTGTGCACCAACTGGGATGAAAGCTTTTTGATATCTAAACTGGtgaacttttgtttttctctgtttagtTTACCCTGGGGATCAGTTTGTAAAACTGAAGCTGTAAGTTCTCTATATGTCTGTGTCTATAATTTATAACAGCCTTTATATTTTGCTGAGTAAATGTAAAATGTTTTCCTATTCTGTAGGGTATTGAAAAATTCCATTCTAAAGCCTCTTAAATTAAAGGAACTTTGATCTAATTGGTCTGTAGACAAACATATGCACTTGCATAAATcccccaaattaaaaagaaatagaatttctAAAGCTTTAGGTGTgctaagcttaaaaaaaaattgtagcttAGAAACATTTGAAGAACCCAAGTTTATATAATTAAGGTGAGTCTTTGGAGAAATCAGCCTGGATTAATAATTTTGGTTTAAGGAAAAAAGGCATTTGTGTCTCTTCTTTGATTTAGCaatgttaagtaaataaatacaaacacattttaaaaaaggcatTAGATTTGTTTTCTTAGGAAGAGATCAGCTAATCTGAACTTCTTAAACTACTTACATTGATTTACTCATTAAGCTAATAGTATtgctagaaaatatttaaatttatgaaaaatgttaATTTGTGTTCACTGAAGTTATTAAGACAAATTTTTTACATCCATAGAAATTATGTTTTGTAGTATGTAAGTTTAAATATAATACAAAAGTCCTTAAAACCCTGAGATAATATTAAATTAATTACTGATTAATCATTTGGtaactagattttttaaaaattgaattctaAAACATTGATTAATAAAAGCATAATTTTAAGTTCATATACTTTTGCTTTTATATGTGACAGAATGGCTATCCTTTTGAGTTGTGTTaatgtatgcatttatttttgccaCTTTCAGAAGGTGAGAAAGGAATGTGTGTGGCTGTAGACAGTTGTGTTATATGAACTTATGAGTTTTATTCGTCTGCTGAAATGCTTGCATGTAACAGTTCTCAATAATCTACCTCCAGGGTCCCCTATGAAACAGAAGTTATTAAATTGGTTGAAAGTTATAATTAATATGGGGCTAAGACCATGTTAAGGGAGGTAATAAGACAGCGTGCACAGTAATGCAATGAGTCTTGTTTTGCAAGGAGAAAGAGAGTCCTAAAGCATCACCTTGTTCAGAACCTGAAAGAGCACAGTGAAAGACAAAACTTGAGGAAGTATAGCAAGTTGGAGAAGTTTTGATGAAAGTGGATCTTATTTGCCTTGGTTTGTAATACAAGGCTctgaaaagaaattttgaaatatgCTAAAATTTTGGCAAAGAACATTCAGTTGTGAAGTCTTATTCacctataataatttttttaaaaacattgtcaaattgtatattaattaaaaactaaaatttggcATTCTCTTAACCCACCATCTGGCTCCATTTCCCAAAACCTTTAGGGTTTGCTACAATTTATCTGGGGCTTCTCCTGACATACAAAGGATGTCATCTTAATTAGTGTTTGGGGGTGATGGAGCACTTATGTGTAAAGCTTTAGAGAATGAACTTCCCAGGGTATCAGTCTTCTCTGTAACTCACCTCCTGTGGTAGGATCTGGCAGAGTGGGAGCTCTGATTAACATTTGAATTGACCCTGACCTACAGTTGTTTCTAGgggctttcctgtggctcagacagtaaagaatccacctgcaatgtgggagatccaggttccatttctgggtagggaagatcccctggagaagggaatggcaacccaccccagtattcttgcctggagaattctttggacagagaagcctggcaggctacagtccctggggttgcaaagagtgggacacgactgagcgactaacacttttcacggTTGtttctggagtgagtagccagaAGCACTCCTGACTGATCTATGGTTTTTCATCCCTCTCTGGCAGAGGGGTGGTGTTGAGAGTTGTTGCTTATGGGTCTGCTTTGGTTCAgatgtttctgtttattttctgagGTCACCCCAAGATAATGTAATACTAAACTATACAGTGGTAATCATATTGGTATGGTGACAAACTATTTTCAAAgttctttcacattttattttgttttcttcatttatttaattgctGTTATCTTTCCCCTCAGTTGCTGTGGTTCCTGTGTTGCTCGAAGTAATACTTTAGAGCTACTTGGTATCATTTGTCTTGCCTGACTGGTTCAGGGCTGTCTGTCTGGAGCCTAGGATACAAATAGCTAGGCTGTTCTTCCTTCTTTCACGCATCTTTCACTTGAGTCCATTGCTGGTGTATACCCTGCTTCATAGGataattcatatttattaatGCTATTTATACTCTTCCTCTGATGCTatattcttaatatatttcatttgCTTTAATAACACGTAGTTCAATATTGACCATTTTGTAAAAGTGATGTAAATTATTACTTTGGCTTTCAAGATTTTGAGTAAATAATATCCCAAACATTGTTTTTCCTCAGTTTAATCTAACACAGATTTGTTTCTAGCCACGCAAGCT includes:
- the ASNSD1 gene encoding asparagine synthetase domain-containing protein 1, yielding MCGICCAVSFSVEHFSKDLKEDLLCNLKRRGPNSSKQLLRSSVNYQCLFSGHVLHLRGVLTAQPVEDERGNVFLWNGEVFSGIKVEAEENDTQIMFHYLSSCKNESDILSLFSKVQGPWSFIYYQASSHSLWFGRDFFGRRSLLWHFSNLGKSFCLSSVGTQASGVADQWQEVPASGIFRIDLKSVSISQSVVLKLYPWKYNSGGDDIRECVNSLTEISAALPTFVLVAANEAKLYLKEPVVPLNMALPQAAFETHCSSISRSPLTRETLPVFLTDRHTKEVVQQFIDVLSIAVKRRVLCLPRDEKLTPGEVLKTNNRKANVAVLFSGGIDSMVIAALADHHIPLDEPIDLLNVAFMTKEKTIPVNFNKKGRKQKNHCEMPSEEFSGSAAAAAAASPGEQFSVPDRVTGRAGLKELHAASPSRIWNFVEINVSLEELQRLRRTRISHLIQPLDTVLDDSIGCAVWFASRGAGWLVTQDGAQPYHSRAKVVLTGIGADEQLAGYSRHRARFLTHGLEGLNEEIAMELGRISSRNLGRDDRVISDHGKEARFPFLDENVVSFLNSLPVWEKANLTLPRGIGEKLILRLAAVELGLTASALLPKRAMQFGSRIAKMEKNNEKASDKCERLQIISLENLSVEN
- the ASDURF gene encoding ASNSD1 upstream open reading frame protein — its product is MPSRGERPEDGAGLVPAESSTPHKEELSSKIKEQKVVVDELSNLKKNRKVYRQQQNSNIFFLADRTEMLSESKNILDELRKEYQEIENSEKTKIKK